Proteins encoded within one genomic window of Agelaius phoeniceus isolate bAgePho1 chromosome 9, bAgePho1.hap1, whole genome shotgun sequence:
- the PPP1R3C gene encoding protein phosphatase 1 regulatory subunit 3C, whose translation MIQILEPRPLPSSSMPVDMAMRICIAHSPPLKSLLSPLEDCQRNSFVNRIKPLRPCLHVKCDSEDQKSDWSPSAARAKKRVVFADSKGLSLTVIHTFSEFQEPPVWDLPFDLLGIEDITSDLKLHEDKNLILGFPQPSADYLDFRKRLQTNLVCLETCTLQEKVLSGTVKVKNVSFEKKVQVRITFDTWKTYKDVECVYMNNVYSDVENDTFSFAIDFPPAISSEEKIEFCISYQSREHTFWDNNEGQNYKIVHAEWKPNGVQIPSAKDGYVDLQTSRRGQEREPDQLGSPRLSSGLFPQWHSSGQIENSSPYW comes from the coding sequence ATGATACAGATCTTGGAGCCGAGacccttgcccagctccagcatgCCTGTGGATATGGCCATGCGAATTTGCATAGCCCATTCTCCTCCACTGAAGAGCCTTCTCAGCCCCCTCGAGGACTGCCAAAGAAACAGCTTTGTGAACAGAATCAAACCTCTCAGGCCATGCCTTCATGTGAAGTGTGACTCAGAAGATCAGAAGAGCGACTGGAGCCCCTCGGCAGCCCGAGCCAAGAAGCGCGTTGTGTTTGCAGACTCCaaggggctgtccctgacaGTGATCCACACCTTCTCCGAGTTCCAGGAGCCCCCCGTGTGGGATCTGCCCTTTGACCTCTTAGGCATTGAGGACATAACATCTGACTTAAAACTCCATGAGGACAAAAACTTGATTCTGGGTTTCCCTCAGCCCTCAGCTGACTACCTGGACTTCAGGAAACGTCTGCAGACGAACCTGGTCTGCCTGGAGACCTGCACCCTGCAAGAGAAGGTCCTGTCAGGCACTGTGAAAGTAAAAAATGTCAGCTTTGAAAAAAAGGTTCAGGTTCGTATTACTTTCGACACATGGAAGACCTACAAAGATGTTGAATGTGTGTACATGAACAATGTTTACAGTGATGTTGAAAATGATACCTTCTCATTTGCCATTGATTTTCCTCCTGCCATTTCCTCTGAAGAGAAGATAGAGTTTTGCATTTCTTACCAAAGTAGAGAACATACCTTCTGGGACAATAACGAGGGGCAGAATTACAAAATTGTACATGCAGAGTGGAAGCCTAATGGTGTTCAGATACCGTCTGCCAAGGACGGCTACGTAGATCTTCAGACTTCAAGGAGAGGACAAGAGAGAGAACCTGATCAGCTGGGCAGTCCAAGGCTGTCCAGTGGCCTGTTTCCCCAGTGGCACAGCTCGGGTCAGATTGAAAATTCATCACCATATTGGTGA